The Lysinibacillus timonensis nucleotide sequence TATTGTAAAATAAAACCTATAGCAATTACGGATATTATTGTGCCTATACCTACTTTTGCGCCTAACAGCCAGCCAATAATAAGTACCGTACCTTCTAGTAATCCTCGTATTGCGCCTATCGGTACTTTGGGCAAGCGTTTTCCTAGTGCTACCATGAGTGAATCACGGGGTCCACAACCGAGGGATGCACCAATATAAAAATAGCTTCCAAGACATATGACCACTTGACCTAATAGGAGCATGATTATGCCCAGCCAAACATTAGACATCATAGGAATAATATTGGCAAATTGAATCAAATCCACAAATTTTCCTATCAAAATAGCGTTAAGAATAGTACCAAATCCAATTTTCTCTTTTAGTGCATAATTAATCGCAATGATAATAAAGCCAGTAATGACTACAATATTACCGTAGGATATATGGGTTAAATATGACCCCCCCATACTAAATGCTTCCCAAGGGGCTAAGCCAATGTTCGCTTGTATAATTAAATACGAACCTAGTGCATATAAAAATAGTCCAAAGATCAACCTACTTGTTCTTTTCACATAGTTATTCATAATACAATACCCCTTGCTATTCATGATATAAAAGCATCACAATATTTACATCTTGATCAGTTAAGTTCGCATATTTATGTTTACAATTTGCAAGAAACTGTATCGCTTCACCTTCTTGTAAATGAAACATTTTGTCTTCTATTTCTACACTAAAGACACCTTTAGTACAGATAATATATTCCCTAATACCTGATTCATGGCGCTCGGACACACGTTCAGAATGGGGTGTAATTTCATGGCGAAATATTTCAAACTTTTTATTTGGGTCAAATTCAAATAATACAAATAGTTCAAATCCATCCCATGCAGAATAATGTTTAACTGTATCATTTGTCGTTAACGAGACTTGAGGCGTTTTGGTATGCGTGAGCTGCGAGAGTGGAACATTAATGCCATCACATATCTTTTCGAGAACAGAGATGGTGGGACTTTTTGTGCACCTTTCAATATCACTCAACATACTCTTACTGACACCTGTTAATATGGCTAAATCATCTAATGTTAGATTTCGCTCTTGCCTTATTCGTTTTATATTTCTGCTAATCGTTTCGCTTGCTGAAACCATACGCACCTCCAAAATTCAATAGCGGATTAAATTCACTATAGCGAAAATTTACTCCACTTTCACTGACTTGTCAATTATTTCCTAAAATTTTTATACTCTCCTATAAAAAAAGACACACTTCTTCAAGAAATGCGTCAGGTTGATAAAATCATATAAAGTTTTTACAAACCCTTCATTTGTAGTAATCAAAGAGGTTTGTATATTTCCCAGCTCTACCTAATTCCCCACCCATAGCTGAACCTCGTTCCACAACTAATTATGAAATATCCTTTTTATATTGCACTACCAAGTAAACTCCACCAGCTAAAAATGCTAGCCCATATTTGAACAAGAAAAAGATGTTCCACATATAATCTCTAGGGAAAATCATGTCACATATTATTACTACCCCCAACACACAGTAAGCACTTTTCAAAGAGATTATATTTGTTCGTTCATCTTTTGGCCCCATCTTTTTATGCATTACATAGGCAAAAATTGCACTACCAATAAGCAGTAAAAAACTAACACCTATGAGAAGATTCCAATTTCCCGTAGATTGTTCAGCCCAGGACTTTAATGGGGAAAACATTGCGCTATGGATATCTGAGAAAAACTTATTTATCATGTTGATTCTCTCCTTTCACATAAGTAAAAATATCGTTTACATCCACATTAAAAAACTCAGCTATTCGAAAAGCTAACAGCAGCGTCGGAACATAATTTCCTTTTTCCATGACGAAGATGGTTTGTTTGGAAACCCCGACTTTCTCTGCTAATTCTTGTTGAGACATTCTGGCAAGTACACGATATTCATAAACCTTATTTGATATCGAATCACCATAATCTTTCTTCATAACAACCACCTCTTGAATCAAATTATAAAACACACTTTACCAAAAGTAAAGTATACTTATACAAAATATTAAAACTGTTTTATTTATGATTACCTTACTTTTGTTCAAGAGAAGCTAGAAACAAAAAGAACCTAACGAAATTCTTCATAATTCCGTCAGGTTCACATATTGAATTGGTGTGCTATATAGTTATATAGATATTAAAGTGTGTATTCGAATACGGTCAGTTATAAAAATTATTGAGCTAGTAAAAAAGATGGTCATAAGCCATTTTCGGCTTCAAGACCATCTTTTTAAAAGCTGATTCTATTACCTATTAAAGTTGGATAAATTGTTGAGTCCAATAGTTACCATCTGCAACATAACCTACTCCAATATGCGTATAATTAGCGTTTAGGATGTTTGCACGGTGACCTGGAGAGTCCATCCATGCTTGTACAACTTGAGCAGGTGTTGTTTGTCCTTGCGCAATGTTTTCACCTGCTGCACGGTATGAAATTCCAGCTGCTTTAATTTGATCAAACGGGCTTCCGTAAGTTGGACTGTTATGGCTGAAGTAATTATTTTTTGCCATATCCTCTGATTTTGCTTGAGCTACTCCCATTAATGGTGTGTATATTTCAAGTGGTTTAAGACCAGCTTTTGCACGTTCAGCATTTGTTAAATCTACTACTTGTTTCTCAAATTCAGAGACTGATTGATTCACATTTGTAGTAGGTGTTTTTGTTGGTGCTGCTACTTGTTGAATATTTGTTGGTGCTTTTGTAGTGTTGCTTGTTGCTGGTTTTGCTGTTTGTTTTGTTGGTGTTTTTGTTGTATTGCTTGTTGCCGGTTTTGCTGGTGTTTGAGGTGTTTTTACCTCTTTTTCTACTGGTTTATTAGTAGTTTCATTTTGCGTTGATCTCTCTACTGTATTTAATGCTTGAATTACTTTATTAGCATCTGAAGCATTTAACGTATTATTTACTAGATCTTTAACTTTACTAATATCAAGTTGCCCATTTTGTAAAGAGATGTTCCCAATTAATTGATATGCAATTGCTTGATAGTTATCCCCTTTCATCATTTGAATGATTTGAGGATTAGCTTCAACCTTAACTTCTTTATTTAAACTAGCTGCATCTGCTGAAGTGAAAGATGCTCCGAATAAAGTTGCTGCAATTACTGAACCTGCTAAAAATTTTTTCATGTTTGTATTCCTCCCTTTCTTTCTACAACAACTATGTTACAGTACAAATTGTGTAATAAAGGGCCCATAAACTGGTAAGAATGACAGTCAACTATAAAAGATTAATAGATTAAATAGTTTCATTCTATAAATCTCCCATATACAACCAGTCAAAAGGAATTTTACCACTGAAAAGCTATTGACATGTTTATATAATTATAATATAATACAAAACTTTTACTCCTATGTTACAGCTACGTAACGATAATCTCTTCAATTATATTAACTAACTATTTAGTTCGATAGTAGCCCATCTAATGGAACTGTTCATATAAATTCTGAATTGTTAAACTATTAACAACTTCCAAGATTCCACATAAAACTTATTTCTATCAGGAGGGATACAATGGAACAAAAGTTACATTTATTGCCGTATCTAGTGAATGCGGTAGTTGAAGAAGTGTCTGAAGTGCCAAAAAGTATTGAGTTGATTGCTGCTCCAAAAATTTGGGAGAAATCTAAAGGTAATGGAATCACTGTCGCAATATTGGACACAGGCTGCGACGTCAACCATCCTGATTTAAGTGAACGTATTATCGGCGGAAGGAATTTCACTGGTGATGATCAAGGAGACCCTAATATATACACCGATTATAACGGTCATGGAACACATGTTGCTGGGACAATTGCTGCCATTCATAACGGTAAAGGCGTAGTTGGTGTTGCACCAGAAGCAAGTTTATTAATTGTAAAGGTACTTGATAAAAATGGATCAGGGCAATACGACTGGATCATCAATGGAATTAATTATGCAGTTGAACAAAGAGTCGATATCATCTCCATGAGCCTCGGCGGTTCCGTCGATGTACCTGAGTTACATCAAGCGATTCAAAACGCAATCGCAAATCAAATTCTAGTTGTTTGTGCCGCTGGAAATGAGGGAGATGGAGAAAGTTCTTCAGATGAATTGGCCTACCCTGCTTGCTACAATGAAGTCATTAGCGTTGGATCCATTAATTTGCAACGCCGTACTTCTGATTTCTCAAATTCAAATAATGAAGTGGACCTAGTAGCTCCTGGTGAAGAAATCCTTTCAACATTTTTAAACGGAACTTATGCAAGGCTAAGCGGAACTTCGATGGCCACACCACATGTATCCGGTGCACTTGCACTCATAAAAGATATTTCCGTCAAGAACTTTGAACGAGATTTAACAGAGGATGAGCTGTATGCCCAACTAATCAAAAGAACAATTCCATTAGGTAACTCGCCAAAACTCGAAGGGAACGGTTTGCTTTACTTAACAATAGAGGAATTCTTATCAGAAGTGTACAACCAAACGATATCTGTACAGGTAATGAAAATATAATGAACATGCTAGAATTGCTATCTTCGGAATTTGAAGCGGCCAAGGAAGACTTTTTAAACTTTAAAGAAAATCGACCTTATTATGATGAGAAGAAAGATAATGAAATTAAAAAACAATACTATAAGAGGCTTTCATTTGAAGAGGCTAACCTGTCAAACAGCCTGCACAATCTAATAGAAAAAACACATACTAATCCATTAAACTACAAACCACACCGTTATGTGTATCCTTGGGTTGATTTGCAGGAAGATGGTACATTAAAAAGTCTTTATTCAGGAAAATGGATGGACCCACTTTCAGTTATCGAGAAAGATATTCAGCTCCATGAAATGCAGGCAAAGGGTCTAATCAGCATTTTATCGGATGCCCAATTTAATTGTGAACATGTAGTCCCTCAATCATGGTTCGATAAGAAAGAACCAATGAGAGGCGACTTACATCATTTATTTGCCTGCGAACCTTCTTGCAATAGCAGTCGCAGCAATTATCCATACTACGATTTCCACGATTATATCCCTGAAGGAATGATTTTTGGAATTAAAGAAGGTTGTGGCAAAGCGGAAGAAAGTAAATTCGAACCAGAATATGGAAAAGGAATCGTTGCTCGAGCAACATTCTATTTCCTCATTCGCTATCCTAACGCGATAAAAAAAGAACATGTAAACGTCTCTTTATTGCTTAATTGGCATCAGATATTTCCTGTATCTACTTATGAAAAACATCGTAACCTTGCGATCCATGAACTACAAGGCAATCGAAATCCGTTGATAGATTTCCCAGAGAGCGCTGAAAGGTTCATCAACATAAGATAAAGTGCTCTAGTGTACTTCCCTAGTTTCTATTATGGAAAGCCATTTGGCAGCAACTGTTAAAAGACAAACGGAATTCGAATATTCGGATTCCGTTTGTCCATTTTCTATTGTGCAAATAAATTCGTCCGAGTTATAAACTTAAACTTAAACATTATGTATGAAAGAAATATATAATAGACTGACTTCTTTGCAACTTTAGGAGACCTTCTCGAGTATTTTTTATATCATTTTTATTCCTTACTAAACCATATTGCTTACATAAAATTGTTGGCTAGGAAGATAATATGAACAATATCTTAGAAAGGAGAAAATATTCGTGAAACAGGCTTTCCTCATAACGATGATCTTTGCTATTAGTATTTTGTTTCCATTAGCACCCTCCTCAGCTGCTGAAAGTCAAGTAAAAGCAGCATTCATAAGGGGCGGCAATTTGTGGGTTTTAATAGATGGCCAAGAAACGCAAGTAACAGATTCGGGCAAAGTATTCGCTAAACCTGAGTGGTCAAAAGATGGAACTATGCTCGTTTATCAAGAAGAA carries:
- a CDS encoding YitT family protein, producing the protein MNNYVKRTSRLIFGLFLYALGSYLIIQANIGLAPWEAFSMGGSYLTHISYGNIVVITGFIIIAINYALKEKIGFGTILNAILIGKFVDLIQFANIIPMMSNVWLGIIMLLLGQVVICLGSYFYIGASLGCGPRDSLMVALGKRLPKVPIGAIRGLLEGTVLIIGWLLGAKVGIGTIISVIAIGFILQYTFKLLHFDVKNIQHESMSDTVKAF
- a CDS encoding CAP domain-containing protein, with the translated sequence MKKFLAGSVIAATLFGASFTSADAASLNKEVKVEANPQIIQMMKGDNYQAIAYQLIGNISLQNGQLDISKVKDLVNNTLNASDANKVIQALNTVERSTQNETTNKPVEKEVKTPQTPAKPATSNTTKTPTKQTAKPATSNTTKAPTNIQQVAAPTKTPTTNVNQSVSEFEKQVVDLTNAERAKAGLKPLEIYTPLMGVAQAKSEDMAKNNYFSHNSPTYGSPFDQIKAAGISYRAAGENIAQGQTTPAQVVQAWMDSPGHRANILNANYTHIGVGYVADGNYWTQQFIQL
- a CDS encoding S8 family peptidase, coding for MEQKLHLLPYLVNAVVEEVSEVPKSIELIAAPKIWEKSKGNGITVAILDTGCDVNHPDLSERIIGGRNFTGDDQGDPNIYTDYNGHGTHVAGTIAAIHNGKGVVGVAPEASLLIVKVLDKNGSGQYDWIINGINYAVEQRVDIISMSLGGSVDVPELHQAIQNAIANQILVVCAAGNEGDGESSSDELAYPACYNEVISVGSINLQRRTSDFSNSNNEVDLVAPGEEILSTFLNGTYARLSGTSMATPHVSGALALIKDISVKNFERDLTEDELYAQLIKRTIPLGNSPKLEGNGLLYLTIEEFLSEVYNQTISVQVMKI
- a CDS encoding helix-turn-helix domain-containing protein, which gives rise to MVSASETISRNIKRIRQERNLTLDDLAILTGVSKSMLSDIERCTKSPTISVLEKICDGINVPLSQLTHTKTPQVSLTTNDTVKHYSAWDGFELFVLFEFDPNKKFEIFRHEITPHSERVSERHESGIREYIICTKGVFSVEIEDKMFHLQEGEAIQFLANCKHKYANLTDQDVNIVMLLYHE
- a CDS encoding endonuclease I family protein, with the protein product MNMLELLSSEFEAAKEDFLNFKENRPYYDEKKDNEIKKQYYKRLSFEEANLSNSLHNLIEKTHTNPLNYKPHRYVYPWVDLQEDGTLKSLYSGKWMDPLSVIEKDIQLHEMQAKGLISILSDAQFNCEHVVPQSWFDKKEPMRGDLHHLFACEPSCNSSRSNYPYYDFHDYIPEGMIFGIKEGCGKAEESKFEPEYGKGIVARATFYFLIRYPNAIKKEHVNVSLLLNWHQIFPVSTYEKHRNLAIHELQGNRNPLIDFPESAERFINIR
- a CDS encoding helix-turn-helix transcriptional regulator, which gives rise to MKKDYGDSISNKVYEYRVLARMSQQELAEKVGVSKQTIFVMEKGNYVPTLLLAFRIAEFFNVDVNDIFTYVKGENQHDK
- a CDS encoding DUF2178 domain-containing protein, which codes for MINKFFSDIHSAMFSPLKSWAEQSTGNWNLLIGVSFLLLIGSAIFAYVMHKKMGPKDERTNIISLKSAYCVLGVVIICDMIFPRDYMWNIFFLFKYGLAFLAGGVYLVVQYKKDIS